Proteins co-encoded in one Cyprinus carpio isolate SPL01 chromosome B5, ASM1834038v1, whole genome shotgun sequence genomic window:
- the LOC109088715 gene encoding spectrin beta chain, non-erythrocytic 1-like isoform X3, whose amino-acid sequence MATTHYAVVKIVRAAVEFPAVTMSTISPTDFDSVEIQQQYNDINNRWDIAAETEWDNENSSARLFERSRIKALADEREAVQKKTFTKWVNSHLGRVTCRIGDLYTDLRDGRMLIRLLEVLSGEQLPKPTKGRMRIHCLENVDKALQFLKEQKVHLENMGSHDIVDGNHRLTLGLIWTIILRFQIQDISVETEDNKEKKSAKDALLLWCQMKTAGYPNVNVHNFTTSWRDGLAFNAIVHKHRPDLIDFDNLKRSNAHYNLQNAFNVAEKELGLTKLLDPEDVNVDQPDEKSIITYVATYYHYFSKMKALAVEGKRIGKVLDYAIEADQLIEKYETLASELLQWIEQTIVTLNDRQLANSLNGVQNQLQAFNTYRTVEKPPKFTEKGNLEVLLFTIQSKMRANNQKVYMPREGKLISDINKAWERLEKAEHERELALRNELIRQEKLEMLAARFDRKAAMRETWLSENQRLVSQDSFGVDLGAVEAATRKHEAIETDIQAYGERVAAVEAVARELEAEGYHEVRRILARRDNVLRLWEYLKELLAARRERLFAHRDLQRLLQEMSYIMDWMEDMESRLQSQDNGKHLHDVEDLLQKHTLVEADIAAQAERVKAVQAAAKRFTSNEQSYKPCDPSLVEEKVDLLGRTYGDLGQLAADRRARLDDSRRLWQFLWELGEEAAWIREQEQILSGGDYGKDLSSALHLLSKHEAFRDEMAARYGPLGNSIAGGEALVKEGHFGAPEVAERIKDVSAQWSHMEEASQLREQGLKESVALHQFQTDANDMEAWILETLRQVSSQEVGHDEFSTQTLARKQREVEEEIQSHRSLIDSLHEQASTLPEAYAHSPQVEGRLPAIEQQYEELEGLSSSWRQALDGALALYRMFSEASACQLWVGEKELWLHNMEIPTKLEDLEVVQQRFETLEPEMNTLGARISDVNQVAQQLLGSDNRNKEQIDQTQDQLNKRWSDFQSLANQRKQALESALNIQNYHLECNEIKSWMKEKTKVIESTQSLGNDLAGVMALQRKLTGMERDLEAIQGKLDDLRSEAEKLASEHPEQEEEIKGRLAEIQEVWEELRATMKRREESLGEASKLQGFLRDLDDFQAWLSRTQTTVASEDTPTSLAEAERLLAQHEAIKNEVDNYREDYEKMRATGAEVTQGQTDAQHMFLAQRLQALDTGWHELRRMWESRHCVLAQAFDFQTLLRDAKQAEGFLNSQEYVLSHTEMPSSLQGAVESIKKHEDFLTTMEANEEKINSVVESGRRLISDGNTYADKIEEKTDSIQERHQKNKQAANELLAKLKDNRELQHFLQDGQELTLWINEKMLTAQDMSYDEARNLHSKWQKHQAFMAELASNKDWLDKIDKEGQVLVKEKPELEQTVSETMSSLQKQWEELESTTQAKAQCLFDANRAELFTQSCSALDSWLQNISSQLQSDDFGKDLTSVNILLKKHQMLEHQMEVREKEVQSLQSQALALAQEDSGIVEVDGQQRRVTDSFSKLQDPLRQRRQHLLDSKEAHQFNRDLEDEILWVKERMPLATSTDHGKDLPSVQLLIKKNQTLQKEIQGHQPRIDDIQAHGRNMSPEESEMDRERRAALDGRLAELRELWALLISETEKRNLRLEEANRAQQFYADAAEAEAWMGEQELHMMSEEKAKDEQSALVMVKKHQILEQALEDYAQTIHQLANSSRLMVNSEHPESERITLRQAQVDKLYAGLKDLAEERRGKLQERLRLTQLKREVDDLEQWIAEREVVAGSHELGQDYEHVTMLRDKFREFARDTSTIGQERVDAVNDQADELIESGHPENASVAEWKDGLNEAWADLLELIDTRTQMLAASYELHRFHQDAREALGLIREKKETLAGAELGRDLNTVQHFLRQHTAYEHDVQALSGQVTQVQDDAARLQKAYAGEKADDIHRHERAVTEAWEGLQSATQARRLLLLDTVEKFRFLNMVRDLMLWMEGINLQIQSHDSPRDVSSAGLVIANHQDIKSEIETRADSFTACSEMGRTLINNNHYASDEIQEKLDQLQAKRTEINQKWQEKMDHLQIVLEVLQFSRDASMAESWLVGQEPLVRGAELGSNVDEVESLIKRHEAFEKLAAGWEDRFTQLEKLTTLEEQEIQRRREEEERARRPPTPPPVEEVVQSEINDSAARTSLDQTTLNQSVSVNGVYSDQETSQGSESESVNGPGRDSGLDSASRQDPSATLPGRGGAEAATETMEGILCRKQEMESHNKKAATRSWQNVYCILRKGSLGFYKDNKSASNGIPYHGEVPISLSEAVCEVAHDYKKRKHVFKLRLGDGKEFLFQAKDEAEMSSWIQAIQSTLSSTERSPGGTRGLSRAMTMPPMSPSSGDAGGVTMRNKDGKERDREKRFSFFGKKK is encoded by the exons ATGAGAGAGAAGCAGTGCAGAAGAAGACCTTCACAAAATGGGTGAACTCTCACCTGGGCCGTGTGACCTGCAGGATTGGTGACCTCTACACTGACCTCCGTGATGGACGTATGCTTATCCGACTGCTGGAGGTCCTCTCTGGGGAACAACTG CCAAAGCCCACCAAGGGCCGTATGCGCATCCACTGTCTGGAGAATGTTGACAAGGCCCTGCAGTTCCTGAAGGAACAAAAGGTTCATCTGGAGAATATGGGTTCTCATGATATTGTGGATGGAAACCACCGCCTCACACTTGGACTCATTTGGACCATAATCCTCCGCTTCCAG ATCCAAGACATTAGCGTTGAGACAGAGGACAACAAGGAGAAGAAATCAGCCAAAGATGCTCTGCTGCTGTGGTGTCAGATGAAGACTGCAGG ATACCCAAATGTCAATGTCCACAACTTTACCACCAGCTGGAGAGATGGTCTAGCATTCAATGCCATAGTGCACAAACACAG GCCAGACTTGATTGACTTTGATAATCTTAAGCGCTCTAATGCCCACTATAACCTGCAGAATGCCTTTAATGTGGCAGAGAAGGAGCTGGGTCTTACCAAGCTACTGGATCCAGAGG ATGTGAATGTTGATCAGCCTGATGAGAAGTCCATCATCACATATGTGGCCACATACTACCATTACTTCAGTAAGATGAAGGCGCTCGCCGTAGAGGGCAAGAGAATCGGCAAG GTGCTGGACTATGCTATCGAAGCAGATCAGCTGATAGAGAAATATGAGACTCTGGCCTCAGAGCTGCTGCAGTGGATTGAACAAACCATCGTTACCCTTAATGACCGTCAGCTCGCTAACTCGCTCAATGGGGTTCAGAACCAGCTACAGGCCTTCAATACATACCGCACCGTGGAGAAACCACCCAA ATTCACCGAAAAGGGAAATTTGGAGGTTTTGCTCTTCACCATTCAAAGTAAAATGAGAGCAAACAATCAGAAAGTCTACATGCCACGAGAGGGAAAACTCatctctgacatcaacaag GCATGGGAGAGGCTGGAGAAAGCGGAACACGAGAGGGAGTTGGCACTGAGAAATGAGCTGATTCGTCAGGAGAAGCTGGAGATGTTGGCCGCACGTTTTGACCGCAAAGCAGCCATGAGAGAAACCTGGCTCAGTGAAAACCAGCGGCTGGTCTCACAG GACAGTTTTGGTGTTGACCTGGGTGCTGTGGAAGCAGCTACTCGCAAACATGAGGCCATCGAGACAGACATTCAGGCGTATGGTGAGCGTGTAGCAGCTGTAGAAGCTGTTGCTCGAGAACTGGAGGCGGAGGGATATCATGAAGTGCGGCGCATACTGGCACGGAGGGATAACGTCCTCAGACTGTGGGAGTATCTGAAGGAACTACTTGCAGCACGGAGAGAGAGGCTGTTTGCACACAGAGACCTGCAGCGCCTCCTACAGGAGATGAGCTACATCATGGACTGGATGGAAGACATGGAG agtCGCCTGCAATCTCAGGACAATGGAAAACACCTTCATGATGTGGAGGACttgctgcagaaacacacacttgTGGAAGCTGATATAGCCGCACAGGCTGAGCGAGTCAAAGCCGTGCAGGCTGCTGCGAAGAGATTTACTTCAAATGAACAGA GTTATAAGCCATGTGACCCCTCTCTGGTTGAAGAGAAGGTGGATCTTCTGGGCCGAACGTACGGAGATCTTGGGCAGCTGGCAGCGGATCGACGAGCTCGACTGGATGACTCGCGAAGGCTGTGGCAGTTCCTGTGGGAACTGGGAGAGGAGGCCGCCTGGATTCGAGAGCAGGAGCAGATCCTGTCCGGAGGAGACTACGGAAAGGACTTAAGCTCTGCTCTTCACCTTCTGTCTAAACATGAGGCCTTCAGGGATGAGATGGCAGCCCGGTATGGCCCTCTAGGGAACAGCATTGCTGGTGGAGAGGCCCTGGTGAAGGAAGGCCACTTTGGAGCACCTGAGGTGGCAGAGCGAATCAAGGACGTGAGCGCACAGTGGTCGCACATGGAGGAG GCCTCACAGTTGCGTGAGCAGGGACTGAAAGAGTCTGTAGCTCTCCATCAGTTCCAGACAGATGCCAACGACATGGAGGCCTGGATACTGGAAACACTAAGACAG GTGTCTAGTCAAGAAGTTGGCCATGATGAGTTTTCCACACAGACTTTGGCCAGAAAGCAGAGAGAGGTGGAGGAGGAAATTCAAAGTCACCGATCACTCATCGACTCACTACATGAACAGGCCTCAACACTGCCTGAAGCATATGCACATTCTCCACAg GTGGAGGGCCGTCTCCCAGCGATAGAGCAGCAATATGAAGAGTTAGAGGGGCTGTCGTCGTCATGGCGACAGGCCTTAGATGGAGCGCTTGCGTTGTATCGTATGTTTAGTGAAGCTAGTGCCTGCCAGCTGTGGGTTGGAGAAAAAGAACTGTGGCTGCACAACATGGAGATTCCCACCAAACTAGAGGATCTGGAGGTGGTCCAGCAGAG GTTTGAAACTCTGGAGCCAGAGATGAACACACTGGGTGCTCGCATTTCTGATGTCAATCAAGTGGCTCAACAGCTTCTTGGATCAGACAACCGCAACAAAGAGCAGATTGACCAGACACAGGACCAACTCAATAAGAG GTGGTCTGATTTCCAGAGTCTGGCCAACCAGCGCAAACAAGCTCTGGAATCAGCACTGAATATCCAGAACTATCATCTAGAGTGTAATGAGATAAAGAGCTGGATGAAGGAGAAGACCAAGGTCATCGAGTCCACGCAGAGCCTTGGAAATGACCTGGCTGGGGTCATGGCCCTGCAGCGTAAGCTCACTGGCATGGAGAGAGACCTGGAGGCTATACAG GGTAAGCTGGATGACCTGCGTTCTGAGGCCGAGAAGTTGGCATCTGAGCACCCTGAGCAGGAGGAGGAGATCAAGGGTCGACTAGCTGAAATCCAGGAGGTGTGGGAGGAGCTTCGAGCCACCATGAAACGGCGCGAGGAGTCATTGGGCGAAGCCTCTAAGCTTCAGGGCTTCCTTAGAGATCTTGATGACTTCCAGGCCTGGCTGTCTCGTACACAGACCACCGTGGCATCCGAGGACACACCTACATCTTTGGCGGAAGCAGAGCGTCTGCTGGCTCAGCATGAGGCCATAAAGAATGAAGTAGATAATTACAGGGAAGATTATGAGAAGATGAGAGCTACTGGAGCTGAG GTGACTCAGGGACAGACAGATGCCCAGCACATGTTCCTAGCTCAGCGGCTGCAAGCATTGGACACTGGCTGGCATGAGCTGAGGAGAATGTGGGAGAGCCGCCACTGTGTCCTCGCTCAGGCCTTTGATTTCCAAACCTTGCTACGAGATGCAAAACAAGCAGAGGGCTTCCTCAATAGCCAG GAGTATGTTCTGTCACACACAGAGATGCCCTCCAGCCTTCAAGGGGCTGTGGAGTCCATCAAGAAACATGAAGACTTCCTCACCACCATGGAGGCCAATGAAGAAAAGATCAACAGCGTGGTTGAGTCTGGACGGAGACTAATTTCAGATGGCAACACCTATGCAGACAAGATCGAAGAGAAGACAGACTCCATTCAGGAGAG GCACCAGAAGAACAAACAAGCTGCCAATGAGCTGCTGGCTAAACTGAAGGACAACAGAGAGCTGCAACACTTCCTACAGGATGGACAAGAG CTGACTTTGTGGATAAATGAGAAAATGTTGACAGCTCAGGACATGTCCTATGATGAGGCTAGAAACCTCCACAGCAAGTGGCAGAAGCACCAGGCGTTCATGGCTGAGCTAGCCTCCAATAAAGACTGGCTGGACAAGATTGACAAG GAGGGTCAGGTGTTAGTAAAGGAGAAGCCTGAGCTGGAGCAGACGGTATCAGAGACTATGAGCAGCCTGCAGAAGCAGTGGGAGGAGCTTGAGAGCACCACTCAAGCCAAAGCTCAGTGTCTGTTTGATGCTAACCGAGCTGAACTTTTCACGCAAAGCTGCTCAGCATTGGACTCCTGGCTCCAGAACATCTCCTCTCAACTCCAAAGCGATGACTTCGGAAAAGATCTCACCAGTGTCAACATCTTGCTCAAGAAACACCAG ATGCTGGAGCATCAGATGGAGGTTCGCGAGAAAGAGGTCCAGTCTCTGCAGTCACAGGCTCTGGCCTTGGCCCAAGAGGATTCTGGGATAGTGGAGGTGGATGGGCAGCAGAGAAGGGTGACAGACAGCTTCTCTAAACTGCAGGACCCTCTAAGACAGCGGAGGCAGCATCTTCTTGATTCAAAAGAGGCTCATCAGTTCAACAGAGACCTTGAGGATGAAATT ttaTGGGTAAAGGAGAGGATGCCTCTTGCCACGTCCACAGACCATGGTAAAGATCTTCCCAGTGTCCAGCTGCTCATCAAAAAGAATCAG ACTCTGCAGAAAGAGATTCAAGGTCATCAGCCCCGTATCGATGACATCCAGGCTCATGGTAGGAACATGTCCCCTGAGGAGTCAGAGATGGACAGGGAGAGGAGAGCTGCTCTTGATGGGCGTCTGGCGGAGCTGAGGGAATTGTGGGCCCTTCTGATTTCTGAGACCGAGAAGAGGAACTTAAGGCTAGAAGAAGCTAACCGAGCGCAGCAGTTTTACGCAGATGCTGCAGAGGCTGAGGCCTGGATGGGAGAACAAGAGCTTCATATGATGTCAGAGGAAAAGGCGAAG GATGAGCAGAGTGCTTTGGTGATGGTGAAGAAACACCAGATTCTTGAGCAGGCTCTAGAGGACTATGCTCAGACCATCCACCAACTGGCCAATAGCAGCAGACTTATGGTGAATAGTGAACACCCAGAGAG TGAAAGAATCACTCTGAGGCAGGCCCAGGTGGATAAACTGTACGCAGGGTTGAAGGATCTGGCAGAAGAGAGGAGGGGCAAACTGCAGGAGAGACTGAGACTGACCCAGCTGAAGAGGGAGGTGGATGATTTAGAGCAGTGGATCGCTGAAAGAGAGGTTGTCGCTGGGTCTCATGAACTCGGACAGGACTACGAACATGTGACG ATGTTGCGGGATAAATTCCGGGAGTTTGCGCGGGACACCAGCACAATTGGCCAGGAGCGTGTGGATGCAGTGAATGACCAGGCAGATGAACTTATTGAGTCTGGTCATCCTGAAAACGCCAGTGTGGCTGAGTGGAAGGACGGGCTCAATGAGGCCTGGGCCGACCTGCTCGAGCTCATTGACACGCGCACACAGATGCTCGCCGCCTCGTATGAGCTGCACCGCTTCCATCAGGATGCCCGGGAAGCTCTGGGGCTCATACGGGAGAAGAAGGAAACACTAGCAGGGGCCGAACTTGGACGGGACCTGAACACTGTCCAACACTTCCTTAGACAGCATACGGCATATGAGCATGATGTACAGGCGCTGAGTGGGCAG GTCACACAGGTTCAGGACGACGCTGCACGTCTGCAGAAAGCATATGCTGGAGAGAAAGCTGATGATATCCATCGCCATGAGCGTGCGGTCACAGAGGCCTGGGAGGGGCTTCAATCTGCCACTCAAGCCAGACGGCTACTCCTATTGGACACGGTGGAGAAGTTCAGATTCTTAAACATGGTCAGAGACCTAATGCTGTGGATGGAGGGAATCAACTTACAGATCCAGTCACATGACAGCCCAAG GGATGTCTCTTCAGCTGGTCTGGTCATCGCCAACCATCAGGATATTAAGTCTGAGATAGAGACCAGAGCAGACAGCTTTACCGCATGCAGTGAAATGGGACGCACCCTCATCAACAACAACCACTATGCTTCAGATGAG ATTCAAGAGAAATTGGATCAGCTTCAAGCCAAACGCACTGAAATTAATCAGAAGTGGCAAGAGAAAATGGACCACTTACAGATTG TTCTGGAGGTGTTACAGTTCAGCAGGGATGCATCTATGGCCGAGTCATGGCTGGTAGGACAGGAGCCACTGGTCAGGGGAGCAGAATTGGGCTCTAACGTTGATGAGGTTGAGAGTCTTATCAAACGCCACGAAGCCTTTGAAAAACTGGCAGCAGGCTGGGAAGATCGTTTCACACAGCTAGAGAAGCTCACCACG CTGGAGGAACAGGAAATTCAAAGAAGAAGGGAAGAGGAAGAGAGGGCCCGACGACCACCCACACCTCCCCCTGTGGAGGAGGTAGTACAGTCTGAGATAAACGATTCTgctgcaagg ACAAGTCTGGACCAGACTACATTGAACCAGTCGGTATCTGTCAATGGTGTCTACAGTGACCAGGAAACATCACAG GGATCAGAATCAGAGTCTGTAAACGGTCCGGGCCGTGACAGCGGTCTAGACTCAGCATCACGGCAAGACCCTTCAGCTACACTGCCAGGACGAGGAGGAGCAGAGGCGGCCACAGAAACTATGGAGGGCATCCTTTGCAGGAAACAGGAAATGGAATCGCACAACAAAAAAGCAGCCACCAG ATCGTGGCAGAATGTATATTGCATATTACGTAAAGGCAGTCTGGGCTTCTATAAGGACAACAAGAGTGCCTCGAATGGAATCCCCTACCATGGAGAAGTTCCCATCAGCCTTAGCGAGGCTGTCTGTGAGGTCGCCCATGActacaagaaaagaaaacacgTATTTAAACttag GCTTGGGGATGGAAAAGAGTTCTTGTTCCAAGCAAAGGATGAG GCTGAGATGAGTTCATGGATTCAAGCAATCCAGTCGACCTTGTCGTCCACCGAGCGTTCACCGGGTGGCACGCGAGGTCTGAGTCGAGCAATGACCATGCCACCTATGTCTCCCAGCTCGGGCGATGCAGGAGGTGTAACCATGCGCAACAAAGATGGCAAAGAGAGAGACCGCGAGAAACGCTTCAGTTTCTTTGGCAAGAAGAAATAA